A region from the Aphis gossypii isolate Hap1 chromosome 1, ASM2018417v2, whole genome shotgun sequence genome encodes:
- the LOC114118979 gene encoding sarcoplasmic reticulum histidine-rich calcium-binding protein-like, with translation MLTLRCVAMIVAVWPLLAITSISVVARHKRQLQNSYLGLGSNVEILPVGDTSGVSSSYSVVETSKVPRREHNSYRARNTNRDSEPEHSEYRAYNKHPSTRGGVRAGDEPKPFRFPEERRQTKPPAADADEDLDSILVPDHRRGDLAPGNRKKYKPKKPQSDDTDEESLEESKSRNVKEPKPVPKNIKDIVEERPAESKISSDLKDEGSRYIGHGAGGYGGGSEYDKEKHYDKEQGQKFLEGHKSEEGEKAEKAFKKEEAYDKGEKEDYGSDEKHSQVAEKAGEKKGHVDEAQHFGEAYHGNHGEKGITVVKKGGHKKGKKTSGFHKVHHKDEYKKDEVFYDESHDGGEHEEHKHEQEKHAKEKGGSEKKGHSDTGYHESHGSKKAESDHGKKYEQAKGHKSEAGEHAHHGQQSEFSKKGGVKEGEKYGHADAGGGGYFEKGGYF, from the coding sequence ATGTTGACTTTAAGGTGTGTCGCTATGATCGTCGCCGTGTGGCCACTCCTCGCCATTACTTCCATATCAGTAGTGGCCCGACATAAACGACAGCTACAAAACTCATACCTCGGCTTGGGTTCCAATGTGGAAATACTTCCGGTTGGTGATACGTCGGGGGTGAGCAGCTCGTACAGTGTAGTCGAAACATCTAAGGTACCCCGCAGAGAGCACAACTCATACAGGGCGAGAAACACGAACCGGGACTCGGAACCGGAACATTCCGAGTACCGAGCGTACAACAAACATCCGTCAACACGAGGTGGAGTCCGTGCTGGAGACGAACCTAAACCATTCAGGTTCCCTGAAGAACGTCGTCAAACGAAACCTCCTGCAGCTGATGCTGATGAAGACTTAGATTCAATATTAGTGCCTGACCATAGACGAGGGGACTTGGCACCGGGTAACCGAAAGAAGTATAAGCCCAAAAAGCCGCAAAGCGATGACACGGATGAAGAGTCACTAGAAGAGTCAAAATCCCGAAACGTCAAGGAACCAAAGCCAGTGCCCAAGAACATTAAAGATATTGTTGAAGAACGACCTGCCGAGAGCAAGATTTCCAGTGATTTGAAAGATGAAGGCAGCAGGTACATAGGCCATGGAGCTGGTGGTTATGGTGGTGGTAGCGAGTACGACAAGGAGAAGCACTACGACAAAGAACAGGGCCAGAAGTTCTTGGAAGGCCACAAGTCGGAGGAAGGTGAGAAGGCGGAAAAAGCATTCAAGAAGGAGGAAGCTTACGACAAAGGTGAAAAAGAAGACTACGGAAGCGACGAAAAGCACTCACAGGTGGCCGAGAAGGCGGGTGAAAAGAAGGGCCACGTGGACGAGGCACAGCATTTCGGTGAGGCATATCATGGCAACCACGGCGAGAAGGGAATCACAGTGGTGAAAAAGGGAGGACACAAGAAGGGCAAGAAGACGTCTGGATTCCACAAGGTGCACCATAAGGACGAGTACAAGAAGGACGAAGTGTTCTACGATGAGTCGCACGATGGTGGCGAGCACGAGGAGCACAAACATGAACAGGAGAAACATGCCAAGGAGAAAGGTGGAAGCGAGAAAAAGGGTCACTCTGACACAGGCTACCATGAGAGTCACGGTTCAAAGAAGGCGGAGAGCGATCATGGCAAGAAATACGAACAAGCTAAGGGCCACAAGTCCGAGGCTGGCGAGCATGCGCACCACGGCCAACAGTCCGAATTCTCCAAGAAAGGAGGTGTCAAGGAGGGTGAGAAGTACGGTCACGCTGACGCGGGCGGTGGTGGTTACTTCGAAAAAGGTGGATACTTCTGA